A window of Cucurbita pepo subsp. pepo cultivar mu-cu-16 chromosome LG06, ASM280686v2, whole genome shotgun sequence contains these coding sequences:
- the LOC111797522 gene encoding pentatricopeptide repeat-containing protein At5g18475 isoform X4, giving the protein MNIVWISKAIISKRNSPTRLFTTSIEAQKKSKSSYISHETAIRLIKNERDPQHALEIFNMVSEQKGFNHNNATYGGILQRLAKSKKFQAIDGVLHQMTYDTCKLHEGIFLNLMKHYSKSSMHERVLDMFYAIQSIVRQKPSLKAISTCLNLLVENDRVDLARKLLVNASSKLNLIPNTCIFNILVKHHCRNGNLQAAFEVVREMKSARVSYPNLITYSTLIGGLCQSGKLKEAIELFENMVSKDKILPDALTYNILINGFCQGGKVDRARKIVEFMKSNGCSPNVFNYSVLMNGFCKEGKLQEAKEVFDEMKSLGMKPDTVSYTTLMNCLCRTGRVDEANELLQQMKDQDCRADVVTLNVILGGLCREGRFEEALDMVQKLPFEGYYLNKGSYRIVLNFLSQKGELKRATELLGLMLNRGFVPHYATSNSLLVLLCNSGMVKDAVESLVGLLEMGFKPEPDSWFSLVDLICREKKLLPVFELLDELIAEEHLNVK; this is encoded by the exons ATGAATATTGTTTGGATTTCAAAAGCAATAATCTCCAAGAGGAATAGTCCTACCAGACTCTTTACTACCTCCATAGAAGCTCAGAAGAAATCCAAATCCAGTTACATTTCTCACGAAACAGCCATAAggttaataaaaaatgaaagagatcCTCAACATGCGCTTGAAATATTCAACATGGTGTCAGAGCAAAAAGGCTTTAATCACAATAACGCCACTTATGGAGGCATTCTTCAAAGGCTTGCAAAATCGAAGAAATTCCAGGCTATTGATGGAGTTCTGCATCAAATGACATATGACACTTGCAAATTACACGAGGGTATATTCCTTAATCTCATGAAGCATTATTCAAAGTCTTCTATGCACGAAAGAGTGCTTGACATGTTTTATGCTATCCAGTCGATTGTTCGTCAAAAGCCTTCTCTTAAAGCGATCAGCACGTGTCTCAATCTTCTAGTCGAAAACGACCGGGTTGATCTAGCCAGGAAATTGCTTGTAAATGCTAGTAGCAAGCTCAACTTAATACCAAATACTtgcattttcaacattttagtTAAGCATCATTGCAGAAATGGAAATCTTCAAGCTGCATTTGAGGTTGTAAGGGAAATGAAAAGTGCTAGAGTCTCTTATCCTAATCTCATCACCTATTCAACTCTGATAGGTGGCCTTTGTCAAAGTGGAAAACTTAAAGAAGCCATTGAACTTTTTGAGAACATGGTTTCAAAGGACAAGATTTTGCCTGATGCCTTGACTTACAATATTTTGATCAACGGCTTTTGTCAAGGAGGGAAGGTCGACCGTGCAAGGAAAATAGTCGAGTTCATGAAAAGCAATGGATGCAGTCCTAACGTATTCAATTACTCAGTCTTAATGAATGGCTTCTGTAAAGAAGGGAAATTGCAAGAGGCAAAGGAGGTTTTTGATGAAATGAAGAGCCTCGGGATGAAGCCCGATACGGTCAGCTACACCACCTTAATGAACTGCCTATGTAGAACTGGAAGGGTCGACGAGGCTAATGAGTTACTCCAGCAAATGAAGGACCAAGATTGCAGGGCCGATGTGGTAACATTGAATGTGATCCTTGGAGGTCTATGCCGAGAAGGCAGGTTCGAAGAGGCTCTCGATATGGTGCAGAAACTTCCCTTTGAGGGTTACTATTTGAACAAAGGAAGTTACAGAATTGTGTTGAATTTCCTGTCTCAAAAGGGAGAATTGAAAAGGGCTACTGAGTTATTGGGTCTAATGTTAAATAGGGGATTTGTACCTCACTATGCAACTTCTAATAGTCTGTTGGTTCTTCTGTGTAACAGTGGAATGGTGAAGGACGCAGTAGAATCTTTGGTTGGGCTGTTGGAGATGGGCTTCAAACCTGAGCCTGATTCTTGGTTTTCTTTGGTTGATTTGATCTGCAGGGAGAAGAAACTGCTGCCTGTGTTTGAATTGCTTGATGAGTTGATTGCTGAAGAACATTTAAAT gtgaaataa
- the LOC111797522 gene encoding pentatricopeptide repeat-containing protein At5g18475 isoform X3, producing the protein MNIVWISKAIISKRNSPTRLFTTSIEAQKKSKSSYISHETAIRLIKNERDPQHALEIFNMVSEQKGFNHNNATYGGILQRLAKSKKFQAIDGVLHQMTYDTCKLHEGIFLNLMKHYSKSSMHERVLDMFYAIQSIVRQKPSLKAISTCLNLLVENDRVDLARKLLVNASSKLNLIPNTCIFNILVKHHCRNGNLQAAFEVVREMKSARVSYPNLITYSTLIGGLCQSGKLKEAIELFENMVSKDKILPDALTYNILINGFCQGGKVDRARKIVEFMKSNGCSPNVFNYSVLMNGFCKEGKLQEAKEVFDEMKSLGMKPDTVSYTTLMNCLCRTGRVDEANELLQQMKDQDCRADVVTLNVILGGLCREGRFEEALDMVQKLPFEGYYLNKGSYRIVLNFLSQKGELKRATELLGLMLNRGFVPHYATSNSLLVLLCNSGMVKDAVESLVGLLEMGFKPEPDSWFSLVDLICREKKLLPVFELLDELIAEEHLNGKPL; encoded by the exons ATGAATATTGTTTGGATTTCAAAAGCAATAATCTCCAAGAGGAATAGTCCTACCAGACTCTTTACTACCTCCATAGAAGCTCAGAAGAAATCCAAATCCAGTTACATTTCTCACGAAACAGCCATAAggttaataaaaaatgaaagagatcCTCAACATGCGCTTGAAATATTCAACATGGTGTCAGAGCAAAAAGGCTTTAATCACAATAACGCCACTTATGGAGGCATTCTTCAAAGGCTTGCAAAATCGAAGAAATTCCAGGCTATTGATGGAGTTCTGCATCAAATGACATATGACACTTGCAAATTACACGAGGGTATATTCCTTAATCTCATGAAGCATTATTCAAAGTCTTCTATGCACGAAAGAGTGCTTGACATGTTTTATGCTATCCAGTCGATTGTTCGTCAAAAGCCTTCTCTTAAAGCGATCAGCACGTGTCTCAATCTTCTAGTCGAAAACGACCGGGTTGATCTAGCCAGGAAATTGCTTGTAAATGCTAGTAGCAAGCTCAACTTAATACCAAATACTtgcattttcaacattttagtTAAGCATCATTGCAGAAATGGAAATCTTCAAGCTGCATTTGAGGTTGTAAGGGAAATGAAAAGTGCTAGAGTCTCTTATCCTAATCTCATCACCTATTCAACTCTGATAGGTGGCCTTTGTCAAAGTGGAAAACTTAAAGAAGCCATTGAACTTTTTGAGAACATGGTTTCAAAGGACAAGATTTTGCCTGATGCCTTGACTTACAATATTTTGATCAACGGCTTTTGTCAAGGAGGGAAGGTCGACCGTGCAAGGAAAATAGTCGAGTTCATGAAAAGCAATGGATGCAGTCCTAACGTATTCAATTACTCAGTCTTAATGAATGGCTTCTGTAAAGAAGGGAAATTGCAAGAGGCAAAGGAGGTTTTTGATGAAATGAAGAGCCTCGGGATGAAGCCCGATACGGTCAGCTACACCACCTTAATGAACTGCCTATGTAGAACTGGAAGGGTCGACGAGGCTAATGAGTTACTCCAGCAAATGAAGGACCAAGATTGCAGGGCCGATGTGGTAACATTGAATGTGATCCTTGGAGGTCTATGCCGAGAAGGCAGGTTCGAAGAGGCTCTCGATATGGTGCAGAAACTTCCCTTTGAGGGTTACTATTTGAACAAAGGAAGTTACAGAATTGTGTTGAATTTCCTGTCTCAAAAGGGAGAATTGAAAAGGGCTACTGAGTTATTGGGTCTAATGTTAAATAGGGGATTTGTACCTCACTATGCAACTTCTAATAGTCTGTTGGTTCTTCTGTGTAACAGTGGAATGGTGAAGGACGCAGTAGAATCTTTGGTTGGGCTGTTGGAGATGGGCTTCAAACCTGAGCCTGATTCTTGGTTTTCTTTGGTTGATTTGATCTGCAGGGAGAAGAAACTGCTGCCTGTGTTTGAATTGCTTGATGAGTTGATTGCTGAAGAACATTTAAAT GGGAAGCCCCTTTGA
- the LOC111797522 gene encoding pentatricopeptide repeat-containing protein At5g18475 isoform X1, which translates to MNIVWISKAIISKRNSPTRLFTTSIEAQKKSKSSYISHETAIRLIKNERDPQHALEIFNMVSEQKGFNHNNATYGGILQRLAKSKKFQAIDGVLHQMTYDTCKLHEGIFLNLMKHYSKSSMHERVLDMFYAIQSIVRQKPSLKAISTCLNLLVENDRVDLARKLLVNASSKLNLIPNTCIFNILVKHHCRNGNLQAAFEVVREMKSARVSYPNLITYSTLIGGLCQSGKLKEAIELFENMVSKDKILPDALTYNILINGFCQGGKVDRARKIVEFMKSNGCSPNVFNYSVLMNGFCKEGKLQEAKEVFDEMKSLGMKPDTVSYTTLMNCLCRTGRVDEANELLQQMKDQDCRADVVTLNVILGGLCREGRFEEALDMVQKLPFEGYYLNKGSYRIVLNFLSQKGELKRATELLGLMLNRGFVPHYATSNSLLVLLCNSGMVKDAVESLVGLLEMGFKPEPDSWFSLVDLICREKKLLPVFELLDELIAEEHLNRTSTIR; encoded by the exons ATGAATATTGTTTGGATTTCAAAAGCAATAATCTCCAAGAGGAATAGTCCTACCAGACTCTTTACTACCTCCATAGAAGCTCAGAAGAAATCCAAATCCAGTTACATTTCTCACGAAACAGCCATAAggttaataaaaaatgaaagagatcCTCAACATGCGCTTGAAATATTCAACATGGTGTCAGAGCAAAAAGGCTTTAATCACAATAACGCCACTTATGGAGGCATTCTTCAAAGGCTTGCAAAATCGAAGAAATTCCAGGCTATTGATGGAGTTCTGCATCAAATGACATATGACACTTGCAAATTACACGAGGGTATATTCCTTAATCTCATGAAGCATTATTCAAAGTCTTCTATGCACGAAAGAGTGCTTGACATGTTTTATGCTATCCAGTCGATTGTTCGTCAAAAGCCTTCTCTTAAAGCGATCAGCACGTGTCTCAATCTTCTAGTCGAAAACGACCGGGTTGATCTAGCCAGGAAATTGCTTGTAAATGCTAGTAGCAAGCTCAACTTAATACCAAATACTtgcattttcaacattttagtTAAGCATCATTGCAGAAATGGAAATCTTCAAGCTGCATTTGAGGTTGTAAGGGAAATGAAAAGTGCTAGAGTCTCTTATCCTAATCTCATCACCTATTCAACTCTGATAGGTGGCCTTTGTCAAAGTGGAAAACTTAAAGAAGCCATTGAACTTTTTGAGAACATGGTTTCAAAGGACAAGATTTTGCCTGATGCCTTGACTTACAATATTTTGATCAACGGCTTTTGTCAAGGAGGGAAGGTCGACCGTGCAAGGAAAATAGTCGAGTTCATGAAAAGCAATGGATGCAGTCCTAACGTATTCAATTACTCAGTCTTAATGAATGGCTTCTGTAAAGAAGGGAAATTGCAAGAGGCAAAGGAGGTTTTTGATGAAATGAAGAGCCTCGGGATGAAGCCCGATACGGTCAGCTACACCACCTTAATGAACTGCCTATGTAGAACTGGAAGGGTCGACGAGGCTAATGAGTTACTCCAGCAAATGAAGGACCAAGATTGCAGGGCCGATGTGGTAACATTGAATGTGATCCTTGGAGGTCTATGCCGAGAAGGCAGGTTCGAAGAGGCTCTCGATATGGTGCAGAAACTTCCCTTTGAGGGTTACTATTTGAACAAAGGAAGTTACAGAATTGTGTTGAATTTCCTGTCTCAAAAGGGAGAATTGAAAAGGGCTACTGAGTTATTGGGTCTAATGTTAAATAGGGGATTTGTACCTCACTATGCAACTTCTAATAGTCTGTTGGTTCTTCTGTGTAACAGTGGAATGGTGAAGGACGCAGTAGAATCTTTGGTTGGGCTGTTGGAGATGGGCTTCAAACCTGAGCCTGATTCTTGGTTTTCTTTGGTTGATTTGATCTGCAGGGAGAAGAAACTGCTGCCTGTGTTTGAATTGCTTGATGAGTTGATTGCTGAAGAACATTTAAAT CGGACTTCCACTATCAGATGA